In the Drosophila takahashii strain IR98-3 E-12201 chromosome 3R, DtakHiC1v2, whole genome shotgun sequence genome, one interval contains:
- the LOC123003161 gene encoding uncharacterized protein has protein sequence MDNLLTTLKGEAFGKIFQDLHVSESCLRVMTWEQLSSIIPKELAGPAIIFFHGLKTWQNAGKLQTSTGNHREIDLPQILAKNEKATLIFKFFAKENRLDSKYRKLLSNIISEYMVINDILPKQPVLDKVAFDITTLFDCEIKETYFIKIKGKKPGGLLYSNWYNFQTKFKESSIRKNKENIPPSQVLTLADEVAVDLDWLKYNIEPREVVLEKWSNTYQWRFDLLKTNISLENVFEDFPILKQSFGYQLIEADFQKAYEGSSHYFDQWDTFKTRFVSAALLKIKDKQSLNILKSFNEQLEETQNLLVLLLMHAVLPPTARIKRSDKLKRLTVEDSRIAFVIWRPTVGEIETYLKEIIELRYLSKTTLQPIICLKGSSPYDITEYYLYVSSVFYKFDNILNCLDVCFKCFFVLNLKYPVECSLFWTFIQKFFYNIHLTTDLKSRSLSELLKELQPNNINLLKNDVDMQTL, from the exons ATGGATAACCTGCTAACAACTTTGAAAGGCGAAGCCTtcggaaaaatatttcaag ATCTACATGTTTCAGAGTCGTGTCTTCGTGTCATGACTTGGGAACAACTCAGTTCTATTATCCCTAAGGAACTGGCTGGCCCAGCAATCATTTTTTTCCACGGGTTAAAAACTTGGCAAAATGCA gggAAATTACAAACATCGACAGGAAATCATAGAGAg aTTGATTTACCACAAATTCtagcaaaaaacgaaaaagccactttaatttttaaattttttgccaaagaaaatcgtttggactcaaaatatcgaaaattatTAAGTAACATTATTTCGGAATACATGGtaataaatgatattttacCAAAGCAGCCCGTACTAGATAAAGTTGCTTTTGATATTACAACATTGTTCGATTGTGAAATAAAG gaaacttattttataaaaataaaaggaaaaaaaccgGGTGGACTGCTTTACAGCAATTGGTacaattttcaaacaaaatttaaggagTCATCTATTcgcaaaaataaggaaaacatCCCACCTAGCCAAGTACTAACTTTag CTGATGAAGTCGCAGTCGATTTGGATTGGCTTAAATACAATATTGAGCCGAGGGAAGTTGTACTCGAAAAATGGTCTAATACATATCAATGGAGGTTtgatcttttaaaaacaaacatttcattagaaaatgtttttgaagaTTTCCCCATTTTAAAACAGTCATTTGGGTATCAATTG ATCGAAGCTGATTTTCAAAAAGCGTATGAAGGCAGCAGCCATTATTTTGACCAAtgggacacttttaaaacccgttttgtATCAGCAGCTCTTTTGAAAATTAAGGATAAGCAAAgccttaatattttaaagtcgtTTAATGAACAGTTGGAAG aAACTCAAAATCTTTTGGTACTACTGCTGATGCATGCTGTTTTGCCTCCAACGGCAAGGATAAAAAGGAGtgacaaattaaaaaggcTTACAGTAGAGGACTCCAGGATCGCATTTGTTATTTGGAGACCCACTGTTGGTGAAATAGAAACCTATTTAAAAGAGATTATAGAATTAAGATACCTAAGTAAGACTACTTTGCAACCCATTATTTGTCTAAAAGGTTCAAGCCCTTACGACATTACAGAGTATTACTTGTATGTCTCAAGTGTATTTTATAAGTTTGATAATATTCTTAATTGTTTGGATGTATGTTTTAAGTGtttctttgttttaaatttaaaatatccgGTTGAGTGCTCGTTGTTCTGGACAttcattcagaaatttttttacaacATTCATTTAACAACAGATTTAAAAAGCAGATCGTTGTCCGAGTTATTGAAAGAACTTCAACCAAACAAcattaatcttttaaaaaatgatgttgatatgcaaactttgtaa